The following nucleotide sequence is from Micromonospora sp. WMMD1120.
CAGCGCCACCGTCCCGGAGTGGTTACCCACGACCAGGGCGGGCCCGTCGACGGGAACGTGCTCCACGCCGCTGACCTCGGTGCGGAACCAGTCCCGGTAGAGCCTGCGCAGCAGGGGGTGGAAGACCGCGTCGGTCAGGTCCGGGTCGAAGCCGAACTCGTCGACCTCGTAGTCGCCCGCGAGCCGCCGGCGCAGGAACGCCAGCCCGCTCGCGACCCTGCGGTCCCACTGGTCGCCCGGACGGTCCGGCACCGCCGGCTCGGTGCCGCCTGTCGGCGCGGCGTGGGATTCGCCGGCCGGCGTCGGCGCGGCGTCGGACTCGGCCACCGGCGTCGGCGCGGCCTGCGCGGCGGGTCGGTGTCCGTTGCGCCGCGCCGGCTCCGGGGTCGACTCAGGCCCCTGCTGGGGTACGCCGAACCGCCCGACCCACTGCGGGTCGCGCCCCTCCACCGGCCCGGTCACGAGGAACGCTCCCGGACGGCGGCGCGGACCTGTCGGATTCCGTCGAGGACGAGCTGCTCGGCGGCGGCCAACTGGTCCCGGGTGACCACCGCCCCGCCGTGGTGGGCCTTGATGAAGTCCTCGAACGCCTCGGCGGTGGAGCGCGGGGTGAAGCCGTACTCCTGCGCGAGCCGGCTGGTGTCGACCACCCGGCCGTGCACGAACAGGTCGACCTGGTCCAGGCCGTAGCGGCCGAAGCCCATGGTGCGGGCCAGCGCCGCGGCGCCGGAGAGGCCCGGCTCGAACACCGGCACCGCCACCCGGCCGGCGCGCCGGATCGCCTGGGACAGCGACAGCACCCCGGGGCCGGCGACGTTGTAGGTGCCCGGATGGTCCTCCACGATCGAGCGGTGCAGCACCTCCAGCGCGTCGTCGAAGTGCAGGAACTGGAGGCGGGGGTCCCGGCCGAACACTGTCGGCACGAACGGTTGCGAGAAGTAGCGGGTCAACGTGGTGTCGGCCGTCGAGCCGATGAACGGGGCGAAGCGCAGCACCGTGGCGGTGACGTCGGGTCGGCGGCGACGGAAGCCCCGGACATACCCCTCCAGGTCGAGGATGTCGCGGCCGAAACCGCCGCGCGGCACCTCGCGGGGCTCGGTCTCCTCGGTGAAGACCGCCGGGTCCCGGAACGACACCCCGTACGCGGCTGTGGACGAGCGGACCACGAGCTTGCGCAGCCGGGGCGCGCGCTGGCAGGCGGCGAGCATCTGCATGCTGCCGATGACGTTCTGGTCCTTCATCGCGGACCGGCCACCGTGCTGCGGGTCGGGGGCGGTGACCAGCGCGAGGTGCACCACCGCGTCGACGTCCAGGTCGGCGAGGAGGCCACCGAGCGAACCGCTGTCGACGCGGAGCCTCTCGACGCGGTCGAGGAGGTCGGTGAACTCGGCACCGGAGTCGGGCGCGTCCACCCCGATGACCCGCTCGATGCGCGGGTCGGCGGCCAGCCGGGCCGCCACGTGGGCGCCCAGGTATCGACCGATCCCGGTGACGACGACAACCCCCGGAGCACCTGGGGTGCCACCGGGGGTCATCTGACGCACCTACCCCGGCAGGGCGGATCGAGCCGGGACGACCACGGCCTGATCACCTGAGCCTCCGGAGATCGACTGTTGGGCAAGTGACGCCGGGCCGGGTGAGCCGGGGGTACGCCGGCGCAGCATGCGCCGGCGGCCTGCCCGTCAGTGCCCGGCCGCGATCACTTGCCGAGACGGCGACGCTGGACGCGGGTCTTGCGCAGCAGCTTGCGGTGCTTCTTCTTAGCCATGCGCTTACGGCGCTTCTTGACCACCGAGCCCATACGACAGCCTTTCGATACAACGTGCGGGGCGGACCGGATGACACCACGCAGGTGGCGACGGCGACCGCATGCGGACAACGGACCGGACCAGTCTGGGCGGCAGGGCGCACCGGCGGGGTCTCGGTCGGGGTCCAGGGTAGCCGCAGGGCGTCAACCGGACCAACGCGCCCCCGTCGATGGTGGTCAGCGGGCGCTCGGAGGGCGGCGCTGTAGCTCAGGCGGTCTCCTGGAAAGCACCACGGAGATATTCGTGCACCGCGTGCTCGGGCACCCGGAATGACCGGCCCACCCGCACAGCGGTGAGCTCACCGCTGTGCACGAGGCGATAGACGGTCATCTTCGACACCCGCATGACCGTCGCCACTTCCGCGACGGTAAGGAACTTGACCTCCGACAGCCGCCCGTCGGACTGTGACCCGGCCATGGCTCACCGACCCATCCCATGCCCGGCGCGTGCCAACCCGACGGATGCTCCGGGTCGGGCCGGCGACGCGCGTGTTATCAGTACGGTAGCGGGGCGGTTGTGACCGGCGCGATCCCTTCGTACAACTGATCATGTTTCGACGCCGGGTTCACCCGATCCGCGCTCCCGGTATCGGCCCGACCGGCACCCCCGTCCGGTTTCTCCCACGGCCTCTCACTCGGTGCGCAGGGCGACCACCGGGTCGAGCCGGCCGGCGCGCTGCGCGGGGACCACCCCGAAGACGATCCCCACCGCCGCCGACACGCCGAAGGCGAGCGCCAACGACCACCAGGTGATCGCGGCCGGGATGGGCGAGAAGGCATCGACCAGCAGAGCCGTCCCCACGCCCAACGCCATCCCGGTGACCCCACCGATGGTGGTCAGCAGCACCGCCTCCAGCAGGAACTGCACCCCGATGTCGCGGGGGCGCGCGCCGACCGCCTTGCGCAGGCCGATCTCCCGGGTCCGTTCCCGGACGCTGACCAGCATGATGTTGGAGACGCCGACCCCGCCGACGAGCAGCGAGATGCCGGCGATGGCGGCCAGCACGCCGGTGAGGACGCCGAGGATGTCGCCGAGGACGCCGAGGATCTGTTGCTGGGTGACGGCGCTGAACTCGGTGTCCGGGTGCCGGCGGTTCAGCTCGGCGACGATCCGTTCGCCCAGCTCCTCGATCCGCTCCCGGTCCGGGGCCTTCACCGCGATGCCGTCCACCCGCTGGGTACCCCAGAGCCGCTGCGCGGCGGTCACCGGGACGTGCACCTCGTCGTCCCGGTCGACGCCCAGGCTCTGGCCGAGCGGCGCGAAGACGCCGATCACCCGGAACCGCACCCCGGCCAGCGTCACCTGCTGGCCGAGCGGTTCCCGGTCGGGGAAGAGCGCACGGGCCACCGAGTCGCCGAGTACCGCCACCCGCCGGGCGGTGTCCACGTCCGTTCCGGTGAGGTAGCGGCCCCGGGCCAACGACCTGGTGAACACCGCCGGCGTCGTCTCCAGCACACCCTGCACGGTGGTGAAGTCGGAACGGGCACCGGCCCGCGCGGTCGCCCCGGAGGCGACGGTGACCGCCACCCGGTCGGGGTCACCCACCACCCGGTTGACGGCGTCCACGTCCTTGAGGGTCAGCGGGGAGACCACCGGGGCGTTGCCCACCTCGATCCGGCCGGGGACGACGAGCAGCAGGTTGGAACCAAGGCCCTCGACCTGCTGCTCGACCTTCTGCTTGGTGCCGGTGCCGATGGCCACCAGCAGGACCACCGAGGCCACCCCGATGATCACCCCGAGCATGGTCAGCGCGCTGCGCAACCGGTTGGCGCGCAGCGCGTCCAGCGCCACCCGCCACGCCTCGGCGACCCTCACGAAGCGCCTCCGGGCCGCTCGGCGTCGGGCGTACCCCGGTCGGCGCCCCGCCGGGCCTCCTCGGCCCCGCGCGGAAGGCGCCCGGTGGCTCCGGCGGCGCCACCGGAGCCACCGGACGGGTGCCCCGGGCCGCTTCCGGACGCGGACCGGGGCTCCGCGCTGGGAGCGGGGACCAGTGTCGCAGGTCGACTGTGATCAACGGACGGCGGTCGATCATGACCGGCGGAGGGGTCGCCCGTCGGGGGTCCGGCGTCCGCGTCACTGTCCGCGACGACCACGCCGTCGCGCATCGTGATCCGCCGTCGGGCGCGGGCCGCCACCTCCTGGTCGTGGGTGACCATCACCAGCGCCACCCCGGACTCCGCGTTCAGTTGCTCCAGCAGCTCCAGCACCGCCGCGCCGGTGACGCTGTCCAGGTTGCCCGTGGGTTCGTCGGCCAGCAGCACCGTCGGCTCGGTGACCAGCGCACGGGCGATCGCCACCCGCTGCTGCTCACCACCGGACATCTGGTTGGGCCGGTGGTCCAGGCGGTGCCCGAGGCCGACCCGACCGAGCATCGCCGCCGCCCGTGCCCGGCGCTGCCGGGCCGACACGCCCCGGTAGACCAGGGGCAGCGCCACGTTCTCCACCGCCGACGTACGCGGCAGCAGGTGGAACGCCTGGAAGACGAAGCCGATCGTCTCGTTGCGCAGGGTGGCCAGCTCCGGCGGGGTGAGCGCGCCGACGTCCCGCCCGCCGATCACCAGGCGGCCACCGGTGGGCCGGTCCAGCCCGCCGAGCAGGTGCATCAGGGTGGACTTGCCGGAGCCGGACGGGCCGACCAGTGCCACATAGTCCCCCGGTCGCACGACGAGCGTCACCCCCCGCAGCGCCTCGACGGACACCCCGTCGAGCTGGTAGGTCCGGGACACGTCCACCGCCTCGATCGCCGGCGGACCAGCGGTCACCGGACCTCCTGGCCGTCGCGGACCCGGTCCGTGCCGCGTACGACGATCCGCTCGCCGGGTTGGACGCCGTCGAGGATCTGCACCAGGTCCGACCCCTGCACGCCCACCGTCACCGGCGCCCGGTCCGCCCGACCGTCGCGGACCACCCAGACCGCGTCCCGGCCGTCGGCGGAGAACACCGCCGAAGCGGGGACGGTCACCGCGTCGGCGGCCTCGCGTACCCGCAGCCGCACTATCGCGTTCATGCCCGGCCGGGGACTCGGGGCCGGCTGGTCCTCGGCCAGCGTGCCGGCGCCCAGCGCGAGGCGTACCCGGTAGGTGACGCCGCCCTGTGCGGAGCTGGTGGGCAACACGTCGACCGAGCGGACGGTGGCCTCGTAGCTGGCCCCGGTGACGGCGTCCAGCTCGACGGTGGCGGGCACGCCAGCCTTCACCAGCAGCACGTCGGTCTCGTCCACCTCGGCGAGCAGCCCGAGCTGGCCGGTGTCCACCACCGTCAGCACCGGCGCTCCGGCGGTGACCAGGCCGCCGACCGCTACCGCGTCGTCGACCCCGGCGGGCGGCCCGCCCTGGTTGGGGGTGAACACGGACGGGTCGAGCCCGGCCGGGCCGCCGGCCTGCTCCAGGAGCCCGGCGAGACCACCGCTCGGGCCGCCGCCGGCCCGGACGCCGCCCGGCTGGACCACGCCGGCGATGGGCGCGCGCAGGGTCAGCGCGTCCACAGTCGCCCTCGCGAGGTCGTACGCCTGCTGGGCCTGGAGCCGCTGCGCGGCGGAGAGCGCGC
It contains:
- a CDS encoding NAD-dependent epimerase/dehydratase family protein, producing the protein MTPGGTPGAPGVVVVTGIGRYLGAHVAARLAADPRIERVIGVDAPDSGAEFTDLLDRVERLRVDSGSLGGLLADLDVDAVVHLALVTAPDPQHGGRSAMKDQNVIGSMQMLAACQRAPRLRKLVVRSSTAAYGVSFRDPAVFTEETEPREVPRGGFGRDILDLEGYVRGFRRRRPDVTATVLRFAPFIGSTADTTLTRYFSQPFVPTVFGRDPRLQFLHFDDALEVLHRSIVEDHPGTYNVAGPGVLSLSQAIRRAGRVAVPVFEPGLSGAAALARTMGFGRYGLDQVDLFVHGRVVDTSRLAQEYGFTPRSTAEAFEDFIKAHHGGAVVTRDQLAAAEQLVLDGIRQVRAAVRERSS
- a CDS encoding AURKAIP1/COX24 domain-containing protein, which translates into the protein MGSVVKKRRKRMAKKKHRKLLRKTRVQRRRLGK
- a CDS encoding helix-turn-helix domain-containing protein, translated to MAGSQSDGRLSEVKFLTVAEVATVMRVSKMTVYRLVHSGELTAVRVGRSFRVPEHAVHEYLRGAFQETA
- a CDS encoding ABC transporter permease, producing the protein MRVAEAWRVALDALRANRLRSALTMLGVIIGVASVVLLVAIGTGTKQKVEQQVEGLGSNLLLVVPGRIEVGNAPVVSPLTLKDVDAVNRVVGDPDRVAVTVASGATARAGARSDFTTVQGVLETTPAVFTRSLARGRYLTGTDVDTARRVAVLGDSVARALFPDREPLGQQVTLAGVRFRVIGVFAPLGQSLGVDRDDEVHVPVTAAQRLWGTQRVDGIAVKAPDRERIEELGERIVAELNRRHPDTEFSAVTQQQILGVLGDILGVLTGVLAAIAGISLLVGGVGVSNIMLVSVRERTREIGLRKAVGARPRDIGVQFLLEAVLLTTIGGVTGMALGVGTALLVDAFSPIPAAITWWSLALAFGVSAAVGIVFGVVPAQRAGRLDPVVALRTE
- a CDS encoding ABC transporter ATP-binding protein; the encoded protein is MTAGPPAIEAVDVSRTYQLDGVSVEALRGVTLVVRPGDYVALVGPSGSGKSTLMHLLGGLDRPTGGRLVIGGRDVGALTPPELATLRNETIGFVFQAFHLLPRTSAVENVALPLVYRGVSARQRRARAAAMLGRVGLGHRLDHRPNQMSGGEQQRVAIARALVTEPTVLLADEPTGNLDSVTGAAVLELLEQLNAESGVALVMVTHDQEVAARARRRITMRDGVVVADSDADAGPPTGDPSAGHDRPPSVDHSRPATLVPAPSAEPRSASGSGPGHPSGGSGGAAGATGRLPRGAEEARRGADRGTPDAERPGGAS
- a CDS encoding efflux RND transporter periplasmic adaptor subunit, which gives rise to MPRPQSPRSGSTRRPRLLVVLTALAALTATTAASCGDDEPDLALASAARNPVTEVIDAPATVTARAAATLTAPADGTVASLRVQPGQRVRRGQVLAVVDSPSARQRLRQAEQALDAARRAGRGVSTGNLSSSRRSTDRAADEAFDTARDAAEKIADPQLREALLTQVTSAQRQYAAAARSADQAVRAVQRGINGLGSAVGALSAAQRLQAQQAYDLARATVDALTLRAPIAGVVQPGGVRAGGGPSGGLAGLLEQAGGPAGLDPSVFTPNQGGPPAGVDDAVAVGGLVTAGAPVLTVVDTGQLGLLAEVDETDVLLVKAGVPATVELDAVTGASYEATVRSVDVLPTSSAQGGVTYRVRLALGAGTLAEDQPAPSPRPGMNAIVRLRVREAADAVTVPASAVFSADGRDAVWVVRDGRADRAPVTVGVQGSDLVQILDGVQPGERIVVRGTDRVRDGQEVR